The following are encoded together in the Rubidibacter lacunae KORDI 51-2 genome:
- a CDS encoding tocopherol cyclase family protein, which produces MPSERSLAVPLQTPHSGYHWTGSSERFFEGWYYRVTLPERAQTFAFMYSIEDPAGGRPHSGGAAQILGPDDGYLCRTFPNPRGFWADRDRLALGHIAADTVRDDLLRELDPETFFTEVRSGYQATAQLNQGAIRDPGSGRWCRWHYTIQPVYGWGNPQRSQQSTAGWLSFLPIFEPGWQILLAHGRATGWIDWNGVRYEFAGAPAYSEKNWGRAFPRTWFWLNCNSFHDEPDLALTAGGGRREILWWDEDVALICLHYRGMFYEFVPWNAEVHWQVQPWGEWKMQARNTDYTVSLSGTSSRPGTLLRAPTERGLVYCCRDTMHGRLILELRDRAGRTRLTAKSDTCGLEVGGIPWPGPWSDRHPQPTSARRDCG; this is translated from the coding sequence ATGCCCAGCGAACGATCGCTCGCCGTCCCGTTACAGACCCCTCACAGCGGCTATCACTGGACAGGCAGCAGCGAACGTTTTTTCGAAGGCTGGTACTATCGCGTAACGCTACCCGAGCGTGCGCAGACGTTCGCGTTCATGTACTCCATTGAGGATCCTGCAGGCGGTCGGCCCCACAGCGGGGGTGCCGCCCAGATTCTCGGTCCCGATGACGGCTACCTTTGTCGTACCTTTCCAAATCCGCGCGGATTCTGGGCCGATCGCGACCGCCTTGCGCTGGGTCACATTGCCGCAGACACGGTCCGCGACGATCTACTGCGGGAACTGGATCCAGAGACCTTCTTCACCGAGGTACGTTCGGGCTATCAAGCAACCGCACAGCTTAATCAAGGCGCAATTCGCGATCCGGGGAGCGGGCGTTGGTGCCGATGGCACTACACCATCCAGCCGGTTTATGGCTGGGGCAATCCGCAGCGCTCGCAACAATCCACCGCCGGCTGGCTGTCATTTTTGCCGATCTTCGAGCCAGGCTGGCAGATCTTACTGGCGCACGGCCGCGCCACGGGCTGGATCGACTGGAACGGCGTACGCTACGAGTTTGCCGGCGCGCCCGCCTACAGCGAGAAAAACTGGGGTCGCGCCTTTCCACGCACGTGGTTCTGGCTCAACTGCAATAGCTTTCACGACGAACCCGACTTAGCCCTAACCGCTGGTGGTGGCCGGCGCGAGATTTTGTGGTGGGACGAAGACGTAGCACTCATCTGTTTGCACTATCGCGGCATGTTTTACGAGTTCGTTCCCTGGAACGCCGAGGTGCACTGGCAGGTACAGCCCTGGGGAGAATGGAAGATGCAGGCGCGCAATACCGACTATACAGTTTCCCTCAGCGGGACGAGCTCCCGTCCCGGCACGCTACTGCGCGCGCCTACCGAGCGCGGTCTAGTTTACTGCTGCCGCGATACGATGCACGGTCGTTTGATTCTGGAGCTGCGCGATCGCGCCGGTCGCACGCGTCTCACTGCCAAAAGCGACACCTGCGGTCTCGAAGTCGGCGGCATTCCCTGGCCGGGTCCATGGAGCGATCGTCACCCCCAACCCACGTCGGCGCGGCGAGATTGCGGCTGA
- a CDS encoding ABC transporter ATP-binding protein has protein sequence MLAVEVEHLSKNYPVAVKDPGLAGVLKHFFRRTYRDVKAVRDISFTIASGEIVGFLGPNGAGKTTALKMLSGLIYPTSGRVHVAGFVPYRRERKFLRKMSLVMGQKQQLLWDLPAIDSLRINAAVYELTDAEFRQRVGEFTELLNLEGKLSQPVRKLSLGERMKAELLAALLHHPQVLFLDEPTLGLDVNAQEAVRGFLRAYNQRYRATILLTSHYMADVTALCPRAILIAKGNIFFDGSLDGLQAQFAPYREVKVELVQPLPEEKLSAFGELQSVDGREVRFCVLREDLTAMTARLLGQLDLLDLTVTDPPIEATIGRLFRQSNQSSAESAADTVR, from the coding sequence GTGCTTGCCGTCGAAGTCGAACATCTAAGCAAAAATTATCCTGTTGCCGTCAAGGATCCCGGACTGGCGGGGGTGCTCAAGCATTTCTTCCGCCGCACCTATCGCGACGTCAAAGCAGTTCGAGATATTAGCTTTACGATCGCCAGCGGTGAGATCGTCGGATTCTTGGGGCCGAATGGGGCGGGTAAGACAACTGCCCTGAAAATGCTATCGGGATTGATTTACCCCACAAGCGGTCGCGTGCACGTGGCGGGGTTCGTACCATACCGTCGAGAACGCAAGTTTCTGCGCAAGATGAGCCTTGTGATGGGACAGAAACAGCAGTTGCTCTGGGACCTGCCGGCAATCGACTCGCTACGGATAAATGCCGCCGTTTACGAACTGACCGATGCGGAGTTTCGGCAGCGCGTCGGGGAGTTTACGGAGTTGCTGAACCTGGAGGGCAAGTTATCGCAGCCGGTGCGCAAGCTTTCCCTCGGAGAGCGTATGAAGGCGGAGCTGCTGGCTGCGCTACTGCATCACCCGCAGGTGTTGTTCCTAGACGAACCAACGCTCGGATTGGACGTGAATGCTCAGGAGGCCGTGCGAGGTTTTTTGCGAGCTTACAACCAGCGATATAGAGCCACGATTTTGTTGACCAGTCACTATATGGCAGATGTAACAGCGCTGTGTCCGCGCGCAATTTTGATCGCGAAAGGCAATATCTTTTTTGACGGTTCTTTGGATGGGCTGCAGGCTCAGTTTGCCCCTTACCGGGAAGTGAAAGTGGAACTCGTGCAACCGCTGCCGGAGGAAAAGCTGTCGGCGTTCGGCGAGCTGCAGTCGGTGGACGGTCGCGAGGTTCGATTTTGCGTGCTTCGCGAAGATCTGACGGCAATGACAGCACGCTTGCTTGGACAACTAGACCTCCTCGACCTGACCGTTACCGACCCGCCCATCGAAGCGACGATCGGCCGCCTATTCCGGCAAAGCAATCAGTCTTCAGCGGAGTCAGCGGCTGACACGGTGCGTTAG